The nucleotide window atctctttggcttcaagaatcacaaatgagtacacagtttattaggtttctttcagtgagctcgtgaggtacccaaatatcaagcttttttgtgtagacaaaagattttattacaagttcatacatactataaggcaaaaagactttttccccgacctaatatttgtgATGATCAGTGATTATTGTCTGCAAATGAAAGTCTTTTGTCTGCTCAGATCAGacttaaactataaaaaaattacaaataaaatttatctatcTTAGTTAAAGTTAAGAGGTATATTCGGCCAGTATTCCGGTTTGTCCTTATCACAATCACTGAGGAACTGAGATTGAACTGACGTCTCTAACGCCGCTATCCTTTGCCATCTCTCTCCATACAACTCTTGAAGCACTTTGTCATTATCTTCCGGATCTTTCACAGGTGTGGCTTCCATTTCTTTCAACAATTGTTGATCAGTATCGTACAAAGCCTTTAATCTCTCACGTTCCCGTTTAGCATCATCTTTATACTTCTTATTGTTCATTAGAAACTGTATAAACTCCTCACTCACTTCAAAATTTACGTCTTCGTCGTCTTCTTGGGCTTCTTCTTCGTTATGACTTTCCATTGTACTTTCTGCGATGTCCTCATTGTCTGACTCTTGTTTAATATTCACGTCCCTTTCTTGCTTTACATTTACTTCTAAATCTTGACCTTTCGTGTAGTTTTTACGTATAATTTCGTGTAATAATCGATTCTCGTACTCCAAAGCTGTAGCTTTCGACTTCCAGTACGCGACCTGATGTTTTAATTGCCATGTAGCAGCGTGTGTAAAGCTTTCTGCCCAAGAGGACATGGTGTAATTGGAAAATTGCAACGGAACAGTTGGTTTACTGATATTGCCCGGTTTTTTCTTGTTACCCTTccgtttgtttttattcttatttttgtgCGACTTTATTCGCCGACGGCGAGGGTTGGTTTGTAAGTTTTTGGAATCATTCTGTTCGTCTTCGGGTGGCTGAGAAAACATCGCAGTTTTAACTGTCAGTGTCACTTATCAAATTTGACAGAGCACACAACAAGGTTGACGTTATTCTTAACGTGGAGAATtttaatgttgataaaattacttacaatactaagataaaaaatgtaattatatgaaCACGAATCAGTAAAACATGAATACGATAAAAGCTATTGCAGTTTTTCTCAAAGCATTAGGCACATAACTTTTTAGTTTCGTTTTCACAAGCATATAATGAAAATCTTGTACGCTTTATAGTTAAGCTATCATAAGTTGAACTGGGACTGGGGCTATTCGAGCTATAATAGCCACAAGGCTAGTAAAAATAGGCAattcattttgataaatataaacattttgagtttaataattttacttacagaTTATTAACAACAAGTTTTTGGTATGAACTTACTACTAGGTATGCTAGTCAAGGCTTACCTTGCATGCCATCAGACGTAACAAAGCTTATAGGGCTTCTTATGGACTTTATAATTCAGTGCCCTAGACACTAAATCTTTTACACACAGttgttaaaattttgtcaaCGTGcaatatacaattaataaacGCTAATGAACAAcgatatttcaacatttttaaacttttacgaTTGAGTTAGTCAGATAGGTACGTATAATGTTAACTCTCTAGACGTGACAAATCGTACCTAATTGTACTGGttgataaaatttcataaaaaatctgaCATTTTATTCTAACGTGTAAAGAACTTaatcattatttgtttttaaatccaTTTACAAATCTACATGGCAACACTATTATTTCCGATATTGACGTGTGCATGACATTTACGATACAATTCGAtgaaaacgaaaacaaaaaacaataatttatttactattgatCACAGTGAAAGATAATAAACACAATGGAGTATAAATCTCGGTGTCGAACTTGTTTGGGAAGTGAAAAAGAAATGCGCCATATACACTCCAGCGTTAGAATAGCCGGCGAAGATGTTCATTTGTCTGATATTTTAcagaatttttataattataaggtAAATAATCGATTAACTAAATGTCCTGAATGctttcagtgttatattttcaaaagagTAACGTAGAAGTATTGTTTCCGTTTTATAATCGACTTTTTAGCATTAtgttaggacattttaaacactGAACCTTTAGTTTACTATACTTAGGAACTATTACTACTTAATCTtatgattttatattgtttattgcaTAGTCATACACATAATAGTATCTAACTTCTTTCACCAAATGAATATATtcaaatacctatattttttgtctTATCAGATTCTGCCTTTCtatttattcttatattatacTCACTTTGAAGCATTAATCTAACATGATTCTCTTTGTTAAATTACAGGTAATGCCAGACCCAATATATCCAGAGAACATTTGTATCAACTGTGTCCATCAGCTTACAATAACATACTCTTTCAAAGTACTTATAGAATCTAGTTCAAAAACCATAATTGATAGCTTAAACCTCCTTGAATCAGCCAGCGACAATTACGATTGCAACTACGAATCTGATGACCAAAAACCAAACTGccatataaaagtaaaaaaaagaaaaattaagaaaatagaaCCCATTGAAGATGAAATGAGATTATTGTTCTGTGTTGAATGCAAGGCTGAGTTTCATTCGATTAAATCCTTAAATGACCATTGTACTGCACATCATCCAACGAAATCAGATATCGGAAGAGATTGTGAATATTGTAATGAAAAGTTTGAAGACTTTCGGTCCCTAGTCTTGCATAGAAAGCTACACTTGAAACCATACTTGTGTGAAAACTGCTGGGAAGGTTTCTACAGTGTGGATGAACTTAACTCTCACTCTTGTAGACCAAATGTTGAAAATAAGGAGAAGAACAAGTCTGAAAGAGTGCTACGTCAATGTGATCAGTGTGGGAAGTCTTACCCTCCAGGTTATATAAGAATACACATGTTAACCCACAGTAGTGATCGTCCATACAGCTGTAAGTTTTGCCCAAAGAAATTCAAAGTCCCTGGAGGACTGCATTCTCACGTACTATGGAACCATAAGAGAACTCGTAACCACAAATGTGAAGTGTGTAATGCTACATTCATATCGTCGAGTTCAAGAAGCTCTCATATACGTAAAAATCATTTGAAGGAGAAGAAATACAGATGTGATAGTTGTGGGAAACGGTTTTTCTCTAAATCAGAACTACAAAGACATTCGCTCACTCATACGGGAGTTAAGAATTTTCATTGCCATTTATGTGATAAATCATATCAAACTAGATATGGATTGAATGTGCATTTGAAGTCTCATTCGCAAATTAATATGAATGTGttgaatttgtaaaacaaagtaCAAAAATGTTAACTGATTGATCTCATTTATTTATGCAACTAGATGTAGAAGATAATATAGGTTTTGAAACACTATGTgacttttattgtttaactaaGGTCAACCGATACTTTTGTATCAAATTAGCTTCATGATATGAATATGACATAGTTCAAATCAAACAATATTGACAAAATCATTGAGATAACCCATTGACTGTACATGACCCACTGATAGGCATGACTACTTCGTAAATTTATAAAACTGGGGCTTGAAGTTACGATACTATACATGTATATATAACCCTTGGGTGAGTTTCGaacacaaaaaagtattttatattattatgaaaaatataaaatagaaacaatgatataatatgtttacttaCCAAACACAACACATCTTCGATTTTCGTTTGCACatatcgtcgcttaggtaacaataccgcgtaagtcgaaaattggtcatatgacgttttatacttcattggatagattttgtcagcgcgcatcgaatgatgttagatttttttttaaattgtccaatcttgaacgaacttaatatctatttatatattcagtacacatgtcagaagtatttcaaagataataatcagttttttatctctcctggaaacatgtcaaatttaacttgcgcggtattgttacctaagcgacgatatGGGGTAGTCTCTCTAATCTTAGCTTCACagtaaacatattaaattaaatgcacaaaatatgttttttcattCACCTTTCGTATACACACTAGCATTTAGCAGAAATCAATTGAGGGTAGTCAACAAAAACTTTCAAAATGCAGGTACagaaactttaataaaattatgaatataattttacataaacggaaattaattacaaacaatgAATTAAATCGAAACGACGGCACATAGGCACATAACTAGCTTACTCAATACGATTTAAAACGAAACTTACAAATCACGAATATTATATAACGCGgcaaataactttgtgtgccTGAATATAGGCGTAAGTCGCTGCAAGGGCgagaaaaaaagttatttataagtgGAGTACAAGTGATAGATCTATAATTAGTGTTGTAAAAATGAGCGCTGAGCGTCGAGCGTTAAGCGCTGAGTCGACGCTGTTGAGCGTTTTAGACTTGAGCGTTAAACGCTTGAGCGCTTAAGGCTTGCGAGCGTTGAGAGTTTAGACTTTCAGGCTCGAGTTATGCGCTCAAGCGTTCAAGCgttgtaatgtttaaattcataattctaTGAAGTCGTTGTTGGATCACATGCAACATTTtcgaattgtaaataaattaaacaaatccgtaaatgatgtataattacgaaattaaatgaatactctTCACTGATAAAAACGGATCTTACAGAAATAGCTACTATATTAGATccacgttttaataataataattttatgaataaaagcaaTGCGATaccattaagaaaattaaaacaaatgtatcaaaataaatattgatagatgAAGATAGGATAGAAAATCAAGAACCTGAAATTCAGACCagaaattcattattttcttcaatgtaTAAACAACAATCCAACAACACAGATGTGATGTTGTGGTGGAAAAATAAGCAATCTACATTGCTAAACTTAACTAACCTGGCATTCGAAATTTTATCTGTTCCAAGCGCGAGTGTGCCAAGCGAAGTGGCATTTTCGAAAACTGGCCTTATCATAACTAAAAGAAGGAACAGacttagtaacaaaaatatacggaCCAGTATGGGTCTTTCTTCAtggtattgtttaaatatttttctattataatatagaaaatatcactaaaaattatattatttcaattatactatttttcttacattttaccTAGCTATGTAATCTAAGCGCGCGCTCAAACCCGAGCTATAACGCTCAAGCCACTGCTTGAGCGTCGAGCGCTTCAGTTGAGTCCCGACTTGAGCATTAGCAATCTGCTTAAGCGTCGACTCAAGCGTTTAAGCGCCGACTCGAGCTTTTTTACAACACTATCTATAATACGTAACAACAATGTCCTTCTATTCCGTCACCTGCACTCCGTTACTAAGACGCAGTTTCAACACATCTGGATAACTTTTAAGATAGCTTTTCAGTCTAATTTTTTTACAGCTTCATACAtatgctgtcactttatctcggatataggttatctgacacttgttCTAGAACTGTAGAAATGACCCTACGCCCCGGTTTAATAAACACTTCTAAATGTTTATATGATAGCTTATCAGGTTCAACTTTGACCGATCTTTTCAATCATTTTGTCACTTTATCCAGCAGATAATTTAACTATCATTTATGCATAAACGGTGAAACTAGCCCTTAATCTCTTACTTCCTCGCAGCGATTTGCATCTATACTATGGCACACAAAATTATTCGGCGCGtgatttatttgatataataaaattgacattATATAACAGCAAGTGATTATTGACTCCTATTGAAAGAAAAGCACCATATAAGGCAGTTactgtttatatattattgctTATATAATATGGACTTTTATACAATGTATAATGGCACTTTTTGATATCCAATTGTtttgagatatattttaaaGGACATATTTAAATTTGGTTACAGGGTCCGAGAATTTAGGGCAAGTTAAGTATTTGTATGAaatgacaaataattattttttcattctgTTAataaacaactcccgcactaagaattgctcttgtgtcacggggtcttttacaaagaacacacaaagtaggtacagactcgaaacaaatatttgtggttcgcacaaataaGTGCTCCGTCTAGGAATTGAACCTACGATCCCTCGACGCAATTGTAGCGGtaaccacgttaaccactgtgccacggaggttGTCAAATTAGTACAACTATAGGGATTTTGAACTAATCTTGAAGAAATGAGGcacattaaaataaagatagGTTAAGATTTGAAGAATTTTAGGTGGGAATTGTAAGActaatttcaatacaaaacaaCTATTGTATATCCTTTTCTATCTTAACTTGTATGTGCTAAGAAGGAAAGAGAGAGCAATAGTtcgatagtttttttataataggtaatGATAAGAATAGGAGCcaaacttacatattatatttcttaaagcgtgtattataaaaatataaaaaatatcactctATTTGCAGTCTGTTCTTCATCATATAACTGGTTATGTGGACAGGGAAGGTGTGGTGTTGctatagtaaattaaaaataatgttgccaTTTAGAATTTCCAATTCTGACAATATTTAATTGTTCTGTCTCgagttttaaaaacttttgtgtgtgtcataaacaaaaacaagtttataattttatcgatgaatgaaatatattatttccatTAAATTGAGAACAGCcttgtttgtaattaatttactaagCTAGCACTTCAGTTCGCTATTTTAACAAGATTtcaataattagtaatttattgcAACTAGAAGACTTTATAATATAGTCTAGAAATAATAATGCAAGTTTCGTTATTTATCACAATCCGCTCactaaaaaagattttttcaaacatagggacagacgcgggaaagCGACTTTGCTATATACTATGTtggaatatattatatactttccTTGTCCACATAACCcgctatataaatatgtacatacgtCGTTAGGCAAGTAATGCCCACACAGTTTTCGTaactatttgtatttgtaatccGTTACATTCGAGCGTATcctgaaatagaaaaatacatattttaatatatttgtttactcTATACTAAAGTCTAATATGTAGcattatttgatattaaaactaGGTTATAAAAGTGTTCCGTCTCTTTTTACAGTATTAGAAATTTAATAAGTAAGAGAGAGAGGAAAACACTGTCTATTTTTAGTAAGTAGGATAGTTTACTTATTTGTATTCTTATTTTATCTTGCTATAAGAATCTGTCACATTTAATTtggactaaaaatattttcttctttaactttaacttaTTACTTTAATGGATTCTAGAAAACTTATAACCATTCATATGTTAGTATATAACTACCTTTACCAAAGCTTAAAGGCCTATATTAAAGGGACTGTGGTCATGTactaaaaacagtaaaaaataataaacacgctctaaaaatctttaattatcTGTTTAGAA belongs to Anticarsia gemmatalis isolate Benzon Research Colony breed Stoneville strain chromosome 9, ilAntGemm2 primary, whole genome shotgun sequence and includes:
- the LOC142975701 gene encoding uncharacterized protein LOC142975701 — encoded protein: MFSQPPEDEQNDSKNLQTNPRRRRIKSHKNKNKNKRKGNKKKPGNISKPTVPLQFSNYTMSSWAESFTHAATWQLKHQVAYWKSKATALEYENRLLHEIIRKNYTKGQDLEVNVKQERDVNIKQESDNEDIAESTMESHNEEEAQEDDEDVNFEVSEEFIQFLMNNKKYKDDAKRERERLKALYDTDQQLLKEMEATPVKDPEDNDKVLQELYGERWQRIAALETSVQSQFLSDCDKDKPEYWPNIPLNFN
- the LOC142975741 gene encoding zinc finger and BTB domain-containing protein 41-like; this translates as MEYKSRCRTCLGSEKEMRHIHSSVRIAGEDVHLSDILQNFYNYKVMPDPIYPENICINCVHQLTITYSFKVLIESSSKTIIDSLNLLESASDNYDCNYESDDQKPNCHIKVKKRKIKKIEPIEDEMRLLFCVECKAEFHSIKSLNDHCTAHHPTKSDIGRDCEYCNEKFEDFRSLVLHRKLHLKPYLCENCWEGFYSVDELNSHSCRPNVENKEKNKSERVLRQCDQCGKSYPPGYIRIHMLTHSSDRPYSCKFCPKKFKVPGGLHSHVLWNHKRTRNHKCEVCNATFISSSSRSSHIRKNHLKEKKYRCDSCGKRFFSKSELQRHSLTHTGVKNFHCHLCDKSYQTRYGLNVHLKSHSQINMNVLNL